The Chrysiogenia bacterium region CAGGGAGAAAAGTTCGTGGCGTACAACATCAACGATGAGTGCATCAATTGCGGGTCGTGTGAGTTCGAGTGTTCCTTCGGAGCCATTTCCGAGGGCAAGGACAAGCACCTGATCGATCCCGAGCGATGCCGCGAGTGTTCCTCGTGCGCGCAGATCTGCCCGGTCAAGGCCATCGAGCTCGTCAGCGAGCTGGGCTACTACCTGGTTGGTCCCGATACGGGTTAC contains the following coding sequences:
- a CDS encoding 4Fe-4S binding protein gives rise to the protein MAYNINDECINCGSCEFECSFGAISEGKDKHLIDPERCRECSSCAQICPVKAIELVSELGYYLVGPDTGYTLQ